A stretch of the Desulfobacter sp. genome encodes the following:
- a CDS encoding MBL fold metallo-hydrolase → MVEIGFLGAAGEVTGSMHVLDTGVDKILLDCGMFQGRRKESREKNQTFPLKRSDITSMVLSHAHIDHSGRIPMLTRNGFSGRIITTRPTKDALNYMLMDSGHIQESDSQYLNYKSLRGFLYQAEQSKTRKTISSKEKNKIKSLLKKNPYDLDVDAIARLQKDHGLEVVTPLYTMDEARESLSFIDGYPFGIPVTIGKNITVKFYVAGHILGSAFSLITINQGEKPVRILYTGDVGRFDKPILKDPTLIFDEEDRDIDLMITESTYGDREHEPVEDLGARMKDVLKRTVERGGSLIIPSFAYGRTQEIIYILHELYESGAVPKVPIYVDSPLASNITTVFGEHPEAYDKETHAAFLEKGLNPFYFDKIKFVGTVAESMNLTRDTSPHVVISASGMCEAGRILHHLRYKIHDPKNTVLLVGYMAQHTLGRRIEELGLPNDNMEEPPEVKILGKSYPLKARVEKIGGFSAHGDRHELMRIVDQSNLNVKNIAIVHGESSQSEAFAGRLAQKGYNAFIPKPGDRFQV, encoded by the coding sequence ATGGTGGAAATCGGATTTTTAGGGGCCGCAGGCGAGGTGACCGGCTCCATGCATGTGTTGGATACCGGGGTTGATAAAATTTTATTGGATTGCGGGATGTTCCAGGGGCGGAGAAAGGAAAGCCGGGAGAAAAATCAAACATTCCCCCTGAAACGTTCTGACATTACCTCAATGGTGCTTTCCCATGCCCATATTGACCATTCCGGCAGAATTCCCATGCTTACCCGGAACGGGTTTAGCGGACGGATTATCACAACCCGGCCCACCAAGGATGCCTTAAACTACATGCTCATGGATTCGGGCCATATCCAGGAATCTGATTCCCAGTATCTTAACTACAAGTCGTTGAGGGGATTTTTATACCAGGCAGAGCAGTCTAAGACCCGTAAGACGATTTCTTCCAAGGAAAAGAACAAGATCAAGAGCCTGCTCAAAAAAAATCCCTATGACCTGGATGTCGATGCCATTGCCCGCCTTCAAAAGGATCACGGATTAGAGGTGGTGACCCCCTTGTACACCATGGACGAGGCCAGAGAATCCCTTTCTTTTATTGACGGTTATCCCTTTGGTATTCCAGTGACCATTGGTAAAAATATCACGGTAAAATTTTATGTGGCCGGCCATATCCTGGGATCTGCCTTTTCCCTGATCACCATCAACCAGGGGGAAAAACCTGTGCGGATTCTGTATACCGGGGATGTGGGGCGGTTTGACAAGCCCATACTCAAGGATCCCACCCTGATCTTTGATGAAGAGGACCGGGATATTGATCTGATGATTACGGAAAGCACCTATGGAGACCGGGAACACGAACCCGTGGAAGATCTTGGGGCGCGGATGAAGGATGTGCTGAAAAGGACGGTCGAGCGGGGCGGTTCTTTGATCATCCCCTCCTTTGCCTATGGCAGGACCCAGGAGATCATTTATATCCTCCATGAACTTTACGAGTCCGGGGCCGTGCCCAAGGTGCCCATTTATGTGGACAGCCCCCTTGCATCAAATATTACCACGGTATTTGGGGAGCATCCTGAAGCTTATGACAAGGAGACCCACGCGGCCTTTTTGGAAAAGGGGCTCAATCCCTTTTATTTTGACAAGATCAAGTTTGTGGGCACTGTGGCCGAATCCATGAACCTGACCCGGGATACCTCCCCCCATGTGGTGATTTCCGCATCGGGCATGTGTGAGGCCGGCAGGATTCTTCATCATTTAAGGTATAAGATTCATGATCCTAAAAATACCGTTCTTCTGGTGGGGTATATGGCCCAGCATACCCTGGGACGGCGTATTGAAGAACTGGGCCTGCCCAATGACAATATGGAAGAGCCGCCTGAGGTGAAAATTTTAGGTAAATCCTATCCCTTAAAAGCCCGGGTGGAAAAAATAGGCGGATTTTCTGCCCATGGGGACCGTCATGAACTCATGCGAATCGTTGACCAGTCCAACCTTAATGTAAAAAATATCGCCATTGTTCACGGGGAGTCCTCCCAGAGTGAGGCCTTTGCAGGAAGGCTTGCCCAAAAAGGGTATAATGCCTTTATTCCAAAGCCGGGGGATCGGTTTCAAGTATAG
- a CDS encoding DUF4197 domain-containing protein encodes MRKNNYIYGMVLVAFVLVCSGISPVLAGNSWLDKGKGLFKSFSTDETAIDQVLSMDEIIAGLKQALEKGSSAVVSQLSLQDGFNTDQNIHIPLPENLSMVKSLLDKAGLGSYTDDVELKLNRAAEAKALFLDAIAQMEFEDAKAILDGADDAATQYFQEKMTPGLTRAMTPVVEQTLDQVGAVQAYDRMMGEYKSLPFVPDVKGNLTSHAVTKAMDGIFYYLAQEEKAIRENPAKRTTELLQKVFN; translated from the coding sequence ATGAGAAAAAATAATTATATATACGGCATGGTCCTGGTGGCTTTTGTTCTGGTCTGTTCAGGCATCAGCCCTGTTCTGGCCGGCAATTCCTGGCTGGACAAGGGAAAGGGGTTGTTTAAATCTTTTTCAACGGATGAAACCGCCATTGACCAGGTCCTGTCCATGGATGAGATTATTGCCGGCCTGAAGCAGGCCCTGGAAAAGGGCTCGTCTGCCGTGGTTTCCCAGCTCAGCCTTCAGGACGGGTTCAACACGGATCAAAATATCCATATTCCGTTGCCGGAAAACCTTTCCATGGTCAAATCTTTGCTGGACAAAGCAGGCTTGGGGTCATATACCGATGATGTGGAGTTAAAACTCAACCGGGCAGCCGAGGCAAAGGCATTGTTTCTGGATGCCATTGCCCAGATGGAGTTTGAAGATGCCAAGGCCATTCTGGACGGGGCAGACGATGCTGCCACCCAGTATTTTCAGGAGAAGATGACCCCGGGCCTTACCCGGGCCATGACCCCTGTGGTGGAGCAGACCCTGGACCAGGTGGGCGCGGTCCAGGCCTATGATCGGATGATGGGAGAGTACAAGAGCCTGCCCTTTGTGCCGGATGTCAAAGGGAATCTGACCTCCCATGCCGTGACAAAGGCCATGGACGGGATTTTTTACTATCTGGCCCAGGAGGAAAAAGCCATTCGTGAGAATCCAGCCAAACGGACCACAGAATTGCTTCAAAAAGTATTTAACTGA